Proteins co-encoded in one Thamnophis elegans isolate rThaEle1 chromosome 1, rThaEle1.pri, whole genome shotgun sequence genomic window:
- the ANGPTL4 gene encoding angiopoietin-related protein 4: MEELLQKIKQQQFRMDKQNLQIKSLQSKVNTLSPLHRREKDPQEAPRWRVTALRSVLDERAANQSQAAGEQTPEGPKLPAGCHDLFLEGQQSSGVFEIQPPGAPAFKVFCDMEDGGWTVIQRRSEGSVDFDRLWDAYKDGFGNLTGDFWLGLEKMHGMVKDDRFQLLVELRDWEGNAQRAHFLFRLGGEEMAYTLSLLGPIRGELESAMGDFPQLPFSTRDRDHDLKGDTNCAKHLSGGWWFSYCGHVNLNGKYFRSIPRQRHERKQGIFWKTWRGRYYPLQSATMKIRPAEPDRAS; the protein is encoded by the exons GTCAACACCCTCAGCCCCCTGCACCGCCGGGAGAAGGACCCCCAGGAAGCCCCTCGCTGGAGAGTGACCGCCCTGCGCAGCGTCCTGGACGAGCGAGCGGCCAACCAGAGCCAGGCGGCCGGAGAGCAGACGCCGGAAGGCCCCA AGCTTCCGGCCGGCTGTCACGACCTCTTCCTCGAGGGGCAGCAGAGCAGCGGGGTCTTTGAGATCCAGCCCCCCGGAGCCCCGGCTTTCAAAGTCTTCTGTGACATGG AGGACGGGGGCTGGACTGTGATCCAGAGGCGCTCGGAGGGCTCGGTGGATTTCGACCGACTTTGGGACGCTTATAAAGACGGCTTTGGAAATCTGACAG gGGATTTCTGGCTGGGCTTGGAGAAGATGCACGGGATGGTGAAAGACGATCGCTTTCAGCTGCTGGTTGAGCTGCGCGATTGGGAAGGCAACGCTCAGAGGGCCCACTTCCTCTTCCGCCTGGGCGGGGAGGAGATGGCCTACACCCTCAGCCTCCTGGGACCCATCCGGGGGGAGCTGGAGAGCGCCATGGGGGACTTCCCCCAGCTGCCCTTCTCCACGCGGGATCGCGACCACGATCTGAAGGGCGACACCAACTGCGCCAAGCACCTCTCAG GAGGCTGGTGGTTCAGCTACTGCGGCCACGTCAACCTGAACGGCAAATACTTCCGGTCCATCCCACGGCAGCGGCACGAGAGGAAGCAAGGCATTTTCTGGAAGACCTGGAGAGGGCGCTACTACCCCCTGCAATCCGCTACCATGAAGATCCGCCCTGCAGAGCCGGACCGGGCGTCCtaa